One Papaver somniferum cultivar HN1 chromosome 10, ASM357369v1, whole genome shotgun sequence genomic window carries:
- the LOC113319701 gene encoding rust resistance kinase Lr10-like encodes MSRTREKAFVYSIIHSIIILQHIIRTSSIATASKNACPSSSCGRLSNPQIRFPFHLKGQQSNQCGYPGFELSCTNKNKAEIELPVSGKFLVKDINYASQSMEIYDQNGCIPRRLMLSGFDLSGTPFKTQLQGNYTFFNCSKDNTDGPDRRTFAYDFRSISCLSSGSYKTFYLDPNESIAGFSREGNCRISAVSIRLPSFDSSEENSLFMHWDEPKCSRCEIDGGKCRYENHNSSLSVGCFGPFSIPPGPPPHHKSKGKQIAIAVSLSGIFVYALSVLIIFIKVFKKADMEEKENLRIEQFLENNALKPTRYSHAEIKKITNKFETKLGQGGYGSVFEGNLTNGIRVAVKILDNSEGSNNGEEFVNEVGTIGRIHHLNVVRLLGYCVEGSMRALVYEFMLNSSLDRFIFSAGKDKTSIDLGWPKLQEIAIGIARGMEYLHQGCDKRILHFDIKPQNILLDHNFTPKISDFGLAKLCTKDTFVSVSMAAARGTMGYIAPEVFSRNFGIVSYKSDVYSFGMLLLDMVGGKKNTQILIGTRSGEDEYFPEWVYNRLNLGEDLGILAEAEGLEIVKKLAMVALWCIQWNPVDRPSMNAVLHLLGGNTENLLMAPNPFISISSSSSVNHSNETELTVILED; translated from the exons ATGAGTCGTACAAGAGAGAAGGCCTTTGTATATTCAATTATCCACAGTATCATCATCCTTCAGCACATCATAAGAACTAGTAGTATTGCAACTGCAAGCAAAAATGCTTGTCCAAGTTCTTCATGTGGAAGGTTGTCTAAtccacaaattcggtttccgttTCACTTAAAGGGTCAACAATCAAATCAATGTGGATATCCTGGGTTCGAGTTATCTTGCACAAACAAAAATAAAGCAGAAATCGAGCTACCAGTTTCAGGGAAGTTTCTCGTAAAGGACATCAATTATGCGTCCCAAAGTATGGAAATTTATGATCAAAACGGCTGCATACCACGGAGGCTTATGCTTAGTGGTTTCGACCTCTCTGGTACTCCTTTCAAAACACAGTTACAGGGGAACTATACCTTCTTTAACTGTTCGAAGGATAACACAGATGGACCAGATCGGCGAACATTTGCATATGATTTTAGAAGCATAAGTTGTCTAAGTAGTGGTTCATACAAAACCTTTTATCTCGATCCAAATGAGTCTATTGCAGGGTTTTCACGAGAAGGCAATTGTAGGATCTCGGCAGTTTCGATTAGATTGCCTTCATTTGATAGTAGCGAGGAAAACAGTCTTTTCATGCACTGGGATGAACCAAAATGCTCTCGTTGTGAAATTGATGGAGGGAAATGCAGATACGAAAATCATAACTCTAGCCTTTCCGTTGGGTGTTTCGGGCCTTTTAGCATTCCACCCGGACCACCACCTCACCACAAATCCAAAG GAAAGCAGATAGCAATAGCTGTGAGCTTATCAGGAATATTTGTTTACGCATTATCTGTGCTGATCATATTTATCAAAGTATTCAAGAAGGCTGAtatggaagaaaaagaaaatctaagaATCGAACAGTTCCTGGAAAACAATGCTCTCAAGCCCACTCGATATAGTCATGCTGAAATAAAGAAAATCACAAATAAATTTGAGACCAAATTAGGCCAAGGAGGATATGGCAGCGTGTTTGAGGGGAACCTTACAAATGGTATCCGAGTAGCAGTAAAAATTCTAGACAACTCAGAAGGAAGCAATAATGGAGAAGAATTTGTCAATGAAGTTGGCACTATAGGTAGAATTCATCATTTGAATGTTGTGCGCCTTTTGGGATACTGCGTTGAAGGATCCATGAGAGCTCTTGTTTACGAGTTTATGCTGAACAGTTCCCTGGATAGATTTATATTTTCAGCTGGGAAAGATAAGACATCGATAGACCTTGGTTGGCCGAAACTTCAAGAAATCGCTATCGGTATAGCTCGTGGTATGGAATATCTTCATCAAGGTTGTGACAAGCGTATTTTACATTTCGATATCAAACCTCAAAATATATTGTTAGACCACAACTTTACTCCAAAGATATCCGACTTTGGCCTTGCAAAGTTATGTACCAAAGACACCTTTGTCAGTGTATCGATGGCTGCCGCTAGAGGAACAATGGGCTACATTGCACCTGAAGTTTTCTCGAGAAACTTTGGTATCGTATCGTACAAATCTGACGTGTATAGTTTTGGAATGTTGTTACTTGACATGGTAGGAGGAAAGAAGAATACCCAAATTTTGATTGGAACACGTAGTGGTGAAGATGAATACTTTCCAGAGTGGGTTTATAATCGTTTGAATCTGGGAGAAGATTTAGGAATTCTTGCTGAAGCGGAAGGTTTGGAGATAGTAAAGAAATTAGCAATGGTTGCACTCTGGTGTATTCAGTGGAACCCTGTTGATCGCCCTTCCATGAATGCAGTCCTTCATTTGTTAGGAGGGAATACTGAAAACTTGCTCATGGCACCCAACCCTTTCATCTCGATTTCAAGTTCTTCAAGTGTTAATCATAGTAATGAGACTGAATTAACCGTAATCTTAGAAGATTAA